One region of Dysidea avara chromosome 1, odDysAvar1.4, whole genome shotgun sequence genomic DNA includes:
- the LOC136259068 gene encoding uncharacterized protein isoform X2, whose translation MAIEMSLKHLLFVLTFIIWSFYFSDAGISQPTLKVCVSYNETDPFLNAKWNVQFDERMGAKSNITYFNITKMSEGFKFTNISLRGLPLTGSLLRVRSCIKTSNGIHCQTTLPVVQLLYNVVWKRVNSTSIQFTCEVACRTEIIVGCAVTLTSGQEMVFGNSLNVEGSLTAFQPRSVTVNVHNINSDLQYSYSASALIEESAISPNLLKGFVPPSTRTQSISVQEAATSAFSSVVPSTVSSSSAITTTDYYFYFKPTSTPSTDGKNDNDSDSMKSQSTIVIVIVITAIALPLCVTLAVIIAVVVSRKYFIQKSQNATISVSAPINNDITTDVNMQENPAYHGVKQTYLHNKDTDYYYI comes from the exons ATGGCTATAGAAATGTCTCTGAAGCATCTTCTATTTGTACTGACCTTCATAATATGGTCATTCTACTTCAGTGATGCCGGAATCT CACAGCCAACACTTAAAGTTTGTGTTTCATACAATGAAACTGATCCATTTCTTAATGCAAAATGGAATGTACAG ttcGACGAGAGAATGGGAGCGAAAAGTAACATCACTTACTTCAATATTACAAAGATGTCTGAAGGATTCAAATTCACCAACATTTCATTAAGAGGACTGCCACTAACAGGATCATTACTTAGAGTCAGGTCGTGTATTAAAACTAGCAATGGAATACACTGTCAAACAACTCTGCCAG TGGTGCAGTTATTATATAATGTTGTATGGAAAAGAGTCAACAGTACTTCAATACAGTTTACATGTGAAGTGGCCTGTAGAACAGAGATCATTGTTGGATGTGCTGTTACACTTACCAGTGGACAAGAGATGGTGTTCGGTAACTCCTTAAATGTTGAAGGAAGTCTTACAGCCTTTCAACCACGTTCAGTTACTGTTAATGTACATAACATCAATTCAGATTTACAGTACTCGTACTCTGCTAGTGCTTTAATAGAAGAAAGTGCTATTTCTCCAAACTTGCTTAAAGGATTTGTTCCACCATCAACAC GAACTCAGTCTATTTCAGTGCAAGAAGCAGCTACTTCAGCTTTCAGCAGTGTGGTGCCATCTACTGTTAGCAGTTCATCAG ctatcacaacaactgattattatttttatttcaaacCGACTTCAACTCCAAGTACTGATGGAAAAAATGATAATGATAGTG ATTCAATGAAATCTCAATCaacaattgtaattgtaattgttatAACAGCGATTGCACTGCCATTGTGTGTAACACTAGCTGTAATTATAGCTGTAGTTGTATCTAGAAAATACTTTATTCAAAAATCTCAAAATGCAACAATATCAGTGTCAGCACCAATCAATAATGATATTACAACAGATGTTAACATGCAGGAGAATCCAGCTTATCATGGTGTTAAGCAAACATATCTACACAACAAAGATACTGACTATTATTATATTTAA
- the LOC136249017 gene encoding uncharacterized protein yields MSSTTDSSPTPTNPMSEIPTLTVVAGPSGNDDDDDSGYLPVIIAASCACVLLLLIAIVLIVIIIRVKRRGKDSSNLSSPSGSKINNYDDLGDVKYFPISESQSNIQKTQSSSEIQNQEDLQRNKTPEYDLPVFTSIEKTPVVASYNLLDASDTAYDTPDDALNPKSESSSPPTDPLYDPVSMEEHILKSDNGPKSPVEEYDKLVHSPTPQGAANLPPSIYDTLDEESLRNHYEFPDKDDDNGGLQSTTPLRLSTTDGYEYTIPQTL; encoded by the exons ATGAGCTCTACTACAGATAGCAGCCCAACACCCACTAATCCTATGTCTGAAATTCCAACTTTAACTGTTGTGGCAGGACCCAGTG gtaatgatgatgatgatgattctgGCTACCTTCCAGTGATAATTGCTGCTAGTTGTGCTTGTGTGTTATTACTACTTATTGCAATAGTTcttattgtaattattataaGAGTGAAAAGGCGTGGCAAAGACA GTAGCAACTTGTCGAGTCCATCAGGTTCTAAAAT CAACAATTATGATGATCTTGGTGATGTCAAGTACTTTCCAATATCAGAATCTCAAAGTAACATTCAAAAAACTCAGTCTTCAAGTGAGATACAAAATCAGGAGGACCTGCAACGAAACAAAACACCAGAGTACGATCTCCCAGTGTTCACATCAATTGAGAAAACTCCTGTTGTTGCAAGTTACAATTTACTGGATGCTAGTGACACTGCTTATGATACTCCTGATGATGCATTAAATCCCAAATCAGAATCAAGTAGTCCCCCTACAGACCCACTGTATGATCCTGTTAGTATGGAGGAACATATATTAAAATCTGATAATGGTCCAAAGAGTCCAGTAGAAGAGTATGACAAACTAGTTCACTCACCAACTCCACAAG GTGCTGCTAATTTGCCACCTTCAATATATGACACTCTTGACGAGGAGAGTTTAAGAAACCATTATGAATTTCCTGATAAAGATGATG ACAATGGAGGTTTGCAGTCAACAACACCACTAAG GTTATCAACTACTGATGGATATGAGTACACTATACCACAAACATTATAG
- the LOC136259068 gene encoding uncharacterized protein isoform X6, translating into MGAKSNITYFNITKMSEGFKFTNISLRGLPLTGSLLRVRSCIKTSNGIHCQTTLPVVQLLYNVVWKRVNSTSIQFTCEVACRTEIIVGCAVTLTSGQEMVFGNSLNVEGSLTAFQPRSVTVNVHNINSDLQYSYSASALIEESAISPNLLKGFVPPSTRTQSISVQEAATSAFSSVVPSTVSSSSAITTTDYYFYFKPTSTPSTDGKNDNDSDSMKSQSTIVIVIVITAIALPLCVTLAVIIAVVVSRKYFIQKSQNATISVSAPINNDITTDVNMQENPAYHGVKQTYLHNKDTDYYYI; encoded by the exons ATGGGAGCGAAAAGTAACATCACTTACTTCAATATTACAAAGATGTCTGAAGGATTCAAATTCACCAACATTTCATTAAGAGGACTGCCACTAACAGGATCATTACTTAGAGTCAGGTCGTGTATTAAAACTAGCAATGGAATACACTGTCAAACAACTCTGCCAG TGGTGCAGTTATTATATAATGTTGTATGGAAAAGAGTCAACAGTACTTCAATACAGTTTACATGTGAAGTGGCCTGTAGAACAGAGATCATTGTTGGATGTGCTGTTACACTTACCAGTGGACAAGAGATGGTGTTCGGTAACTCCTTAAATGTTGAAGGAAGTCTTACAGCCTTTCAACCACGTTCAGTTACTGTTAATGTACATAACATCAATTCAGATTTACAGTACTCGTACTCTGCTAGTGCTTTAATAGAAGAAAGTGCTATTTCTCCAAACTTGCTTAAAGGATTTGTTCCACCATCAACAC GAACTCAGTCTATTTCAGTGCAAGAAGCAGCTACTTCAGCTTTCAGCAGTGTGGTGCCATCTACTGTTAGCAGTTCATCAG ctatcacaacaactgattattatttttatttcaaacCGACTTCAACTCCAAGTACTGATGGAAAAAATGATAATGATAGTG ATTCAATGAAATCTCAATCaacaattgtaattgtaattgttatAACAGCGATTGCACTGCCATTGTGTGTAACACTAGCTGTAATTATAGCTGTAGTTGTATCTAGAAAATACTTTATTCAAAAATCTCAAAATGCAACAATATCAGTGTCAGCACCAATCAATAATGATATTACAACAGATGTTAACATGCAGGAGAATCCAGCTTATCATGGTGTTAAGCAAACATATCTACACAACAAAGATACTGACTATTATTATATTTAA
- the LOC136259104 gene encoding BRCA1-associated RING domain protein 1-like isoform X1, protein MASEVNCYNVARSANEEFVLQAAENGDNTKLKELHEAGTAFAITNSQKRTAVHLAVNKMHFSTLQYLVEEIGLDPNLPDSLGSRSLQWAASSGDIQIMSYLLNHCGSCSNDRDIFGDSAVQYASYNGHMEAVKLLVEFHNADVMFKNQRGATAADDADTRGFCNLAAYLRECALKQRYILLRDCPQQTLLSKFKSSIKKGAILRWNQDHKLVVSDSAQSSDICVKCHKEDYCCVSPQVAELLLAVQDYQQRYSLFVHKQSLLRRVVNLSLGDSVTVQTKDNTELKVVVKYRGPLTDVDGLYFGVQLQEPLLHHTTDGSYSGSQLFTCPPNCGLFISIECILEIL, encoded by the exons ATGGCTAGTGAAGTTAACTGTTATAATGTCGCTAGGTCTgctaa TGAAGAATTTGTTTTACAAGCAGCAGAAAATGGTGACAATACTAAACTAAAGGAATTGCATGAAGCAGGAACAGCCTTTGCTATCACCAACAGT CAAAAGAGAACTGCAGTTCATCTAGCAGTCAACAAGATGCACTTTTCAACACTTCAGTATTTGGTAGAAGAGATTGGATTAGATCCCAACCTTCCAGATTCG TTGGGTTCTAGATCATTACAATGGGCTGCTAGCAGTGGAGATATACAGATAATGTCTTATCTACTAAACCATTGTGGATCGTGTTCTAATGATCGTGATATA ttTGGTGACAGTGCTGTACAATATGCTTCATACAATGGGCACATGGAAGCAGTGAAGTTGCTGGTTGAATTTCACAATGCAGATGTAATGTTTAAAAATCAG CGTGGAGCAACAGCTGCCGATGATGCTGATACCAGAGGGTTTTGTAACCTAGCAGCATATCTTAGAGAATGTGCTTTAAAGCAA AGATATATACTTCTAAGAGACTGTCCACAACAAACACTTTTGTCAAAATTCAAATCCTCTATCAAGAAGGGAGCAATTTTGAGATGGAATCAAGACCACAAACTTGTTGTCAGTGATAGTGCCCAATCATCTGACATTTGTGTAAAGTGTCACAAGGAAGATTATTGTTGTGTATCACCACAAGTAGCAGAACTTTTGTTAGCTGTGCAAGACTATCAACAGCGGTACTCATTATTTGTACACAAGCAAAGCTTGCTTCGTAGAGTTGTGAACCTATCATTGGGAGACTCAGTAACTGTGCAAACTAAGGATAATACAGAATTAAAGGTTGTGGTAAAGTATCGTGGACCACTAACAGATGTGGATGGCTTGTACTTTGGAGTGCAGTTACAG GAGCCCTTATTGCACCACACTACTGATGGATCTTACAGTGGAAGTCAACTATTTACGTGTCCACCTAACTGTGGCTTATTTATTTCAATAGAATGCATTTTGGAGATATtatga
- the LOC136259068 gene encoding uncharacterized protein isoform X4, whose translation MPESPTLKVCVSYNETDPFLNAKWNVQVFDERMGAKSNITYFNITKMSEGFKFTNISLRGLPLTGSLLRVRSCIKTSNGIHCQTTLPVVQLLYNVVWKRVNSTSIQFTCEVACRTEIIVGCAVTLTSGQEMVFGNSLNVEGSLTAFQPRSVTVNVHNINSDLQYSYSASALIEESAISPNLLKGFVPPSTRTQSISVQEAATSAFSSVVPSTVSSSSAITTTDYYFYFKPTSTPSTDGKNDNDSDSMKSQSTIVIVIVITAIALPLCVTLAVIIAVVVSRKYFIQKSQNATISVSAPINNDITTDVNMQENPAYHGVKQTYLHNKDTDYYYI comes from the exons ATGCCGGAATCT CCAACACTTAAAGTTTGTGTTTCATACAATGAAACTGATCCATTTCTTAATGCAAAATGGAATGTACAGGTA ttcGACGAGAGAATGGGAGCGAAAAGTAACATCACTTACTTCAATATTACAAAGATGTCTGAAGGATTCAAATTCACCAACATTTCATTAAGAGGACTGCCACTAACAGGATCATTACTTAGAGTCAGGTCGTGTATTAAAACTAGCAATGGAATACACTGTCAAACAACTCTGCCAG TGGTGCAGTTATTATATAATGTTGTATGGAAAAGAGTCAACAGTACTTCAATACAGTTTACATGTGAAGTGGCCTGTAGAACAGAGATCATTGTTGGATGTGCTGTTACACTTACCAGTGGACAAGAGATGGTGTTCGGTAACTCCTTAAATGTTGAAGGAAGTCTTACAGCCTTTCAACCACGTTCAGTTACTGTTAATGTACATAACATCAATTCAGATTTACAGTACTCGTACTCTGCTAGTGCTTTAATAGAAGAAAGTGCTATTTCTCCAAACTTGCTTAAAGGATTTGTTCCACCATCAACAC GAACTCAGTCTATTTCAGTGCAAGAAGCAGCTACTTCAGCTTTCAGCAGTGTGGTGCCATCTACTGTTAGCAGTTCATCAG ctatcacaacaactgattattatttttatttcaaacCGACTTCAACTCCAAGTACTGATGGAAAAAATGATAATGATAGTG ATTCAATGAAATCTCAATCaacaattgtaattgtaattgttatAACAGCGATTGCACTGCCATTGTGTGTAACACTAGCTGTAATTATAGCTGTAGTTGTATCTAGAAAATACTTTATTCAAAAATCTCAAAATGCAACAATATCAGTGTCAGCACCAATCAATAATGATATTACAACAGATGTTAACATGCAGGAGAATCCAGCTTATCATGGTGTTAAGCAAACATATCTACACAACAAAGATACTGACTATTATTATATTTAA
- the LOC136259104 gene encoding ubiquitin carboxyl-terminal hydrolase CYLD-like isoform X2 encodes MASEVNCYNVARSANEEFVLQAAENGDNTKLKELHEAGTAFAITNSQKRTAVHLAVNKMHFSTLQYLVEEIGLDPNLPDSFGDSAVQYASYNGHMEAVKLLVEFHNADVMFKNQRGATAADDADTRGFCNLAAYLRECALKQRYILLRDCPQQTLLSKFKSSIKKGAILRWNQDHKLVVSDSAQSSDICVKCHKEDYCCVSPQVAELLLAVQDYQQRYSLFVHKQSLLRRVVNLSLGDSVTVQTKDNTELKVVVKYRGPLTDVDGLYFGVQLQEPLLHHTTDGSYSGSQLFTCPPNCGLFISIECILEIL; translated from the exons ATGGCTAGTGAAGTTAACTGTTATAATGTCGCTAGGTCTgctaa TGAAGAATTTGTTTTACAAGCAGCAGAAAATGGTGACAATACTAAACTAAAGGAATTGCATGAAGCAGGAACAGCCTTTGCTATCACCAACAGT CAAAAGAGAACTGCAGTTCATCTAGCAGTCAACAAGATGCACTTTTCAACACTTCAGTATTTGGTAGAAGAGATTGGATTAGATCCCAACCTTCCAGATTCG ttTGGTGACAGTGCTGTACAATATGCTTCATACAATGGGCACATGGAAGCAGTGAAGTTGCTGGTTGAATTTCACAATGCAGATGTAATGTTTAAAAATCAG CGTGGAGCAACAGCTGCCGATGATGCTGATACCAGAGGGTTTTGTAACCTAGCAGCATATCTTAGAGAATGTGCTTTAAAGCAA AGATATATACTTCTAAGAGACTGTCCACAACAAACACTTTTGTCAAAATTCAAATCCTCTATCAAGAAGGGAGCAATTTTGAGATGGAATCAAGACCACAAACTTGTTGTCAGTGATAGTGCCCAATCATCTGACATTTGTGTAAAGTGTCACAAGGAAGATTATTGTTGTGTATCACCACAAGTAGCAGAACTTTTGTTAGCTGTGCAAGACTATCAACAGCGGTACTCATTATTTGTACACAAGCAAAGCTTGCTTCGTAGAGTTGTGAACCTATCATTGGGAGACTCAGTAACTGTGCAAACTAAGGATAATACAGAATTAAAGGTTGTGGTAAAGTATCGTGGACCACTAACAGATGTGGATGGCTTGTACTTTGGAGTGCAGTTACAG GAGCCCTTATTGCACCACACTACTGATGGATCTTACAGTGGAAGTCAACTATTTACGTGTCCACCTAACTGTGGCTTATTTATTTCAATAGAATGCATTTTGGAGATATtatga
- the LOC136259068 gene encoding uncharacterized protein isoform X3 — MSLKHLLFVLTFIIWSFYFSDAGISQPTLKVCVSYNETDPFLNAKWNVQVFDERMGAKSNITYFNITKMSEGFKFTNISLRGLPLTGSLLRVRSCIKTSNGIHCQTTLPVVQLLYNVVWKRVNSTSIQFTCEVACRTEIIVGCAVTLTSGQEMVFGNSLNVEGSLTAFQPRSVTVNVHNINSDLQYSYSASALIEESAISPNLLKGFVPPSTRTQSISVQEAATSAFSSVVPSTVSSSSAITTTDYYFYFKPTSTPSTDGKNDNDSDSMKSQSTIVIVIVITAIALPLCVTLAVIIAVVVSRKYFIQKSQNATISVSAPINNDITTDVNMQENPAYHGVKQTYLHNKDTDYYYI; from the exons ATGTCTCTGAAGCATCTTCTATTTGTACTGACCTTCATAATATGGTCATTCTACTTCAGTGATGCCGGAATCT CACAGCCAACACTTAAAGTTTGTGTTTCATACAATGAAACTGATCCATTTCTTAATGCAAAATGGAATGTACAGGTA ttcGACGAGAGAATGGGAGCGAAAAGTAACATCACTTACTTCAATATTACAAAGATGTCTGAAGGATTCAAATTCACCAACATTTCATTAAGAGGACTGCCACTAACAGGATCATTACTTAGAGTCAGGTCGTGTATTAAAACTAGCAATGGAATACACTGTCAAACAACTCTGCCAG TGGTGCAGTTATTATATAATGTTGTATGGAAAAGAGTCAACAGTACTTCAATACAGTTTACATGTGAAGTGGCCTGTAGAACAGAGATCATTGTTGGATGTGCTGTTACACTTACCAGTGGACAAGAGATGGTGTTCGGTAACTCCTTAAATGTTGAAGGAAGTCTTACAGCCTTTCAACCACGTTCAGTTACTGTTAATGTACATAACATCAATTCAGATTTACAGTACTCGTACTCTGCTAGTGCTTTAATAGAAGAAAGTGCTATTTCTCCAAACTTGCTTAAAGGATTTGTTCCACCATCAACAC GAACTCAGTCTATTTCAGTGCAAGAAGCAGCTACTTCAGCTTTCAGCAGTGTGGTGCCATCTACTGTTAGCAGTTCATCAG ctatcacaacaactgattattatttttatttcaaacCGACTTCAACTCCAAGTACTGATGGAAAAAATGATAATGATAGTG ATTCAATGAAATCTCAATCaacaattgtaattgtaattgttatAACAGCGATTGCACTGCCATTGTGTGTAACACTAGCTGTAATTATAGCTGTAGTTGTATCTAGAAAATACTTTATTCAAAAATCTCAAAATGCAACAATATCAGTGTCAGCACCAATCAATAATGATATTACAACAGATGTTAACATGCAGGAGAATCCAGCTTATCATGGTGTTAAGCAAACATATCTACACAACAAAGATACTGACTATTATTATATTTAA
- the LOC136259068 gene encoding uncharacterized protein isoform X5, with product MPESPTLKVCVSYNETDPFLNAKWNVQFDERMGAKSNITYFNITKMSEGFKFTNISLRGLPLTGSLLRVRSCIKTSNGIHCQTTLPVVQLLYNVVWKRVNSTSIQFTCEVACRTEIIVGCAVTLTSGQEMVFGNSLNVEGSLTAFQPRSVTVNVHNINSDLQYSYSASALIEESAISPNLLKGFVPPSTRTQSISVQEAATSAFSSVVPSTVSSSSAITTTDYYFYFKPTSTPSTDGKNDNDSDSMKSQSTIVIVIVITAIALPLCVTLAVIIAVVVSRKYFIQKSQNATISVSAPINNDITTDVNMQENPAYHGVKQTYLHNKDTDYYYI from the exons ATGCCGGAATCT CCAACACTTAAAGTTTGTGTTTCATACAATGAAACTGATCCATTTCTTAATGCAAAATGGAATGTACAG ttcGACGAGAGAATGGGAGCGAAAAGTAACATCACTTACTTCAATATTACAAAGATGTCTGAAGGATTCAAATTCACCAACATTTCATTAAGAGGACTGCCACTAACAGGATCATTACTTAGAGTCAGGTCGTGTATTAAAACTAGCAATGGAATACACTGTCAAACAACTCTGCCAG TGGTGCAGTTATTATATAATGTTGTATGGAAAAGAGTCAACAGTACTTCAATACAGTTTACATGTGAAGTGGCCTGTAGAACAGAGATCATTGTTGGATGTGCTGTTACACTTACCAGTGGACAAGAGATGGTGTTCGGTAACTCCTTAAATGTTGAAGGAAGTCTTACAGCCTTTCAACCACGTTCAGTTACTGTTAATGTACATAACATCAATTCAGATTTACAGTACTCGTACTCTGCTAGTGCTTTAATAGAAGAAAGTGCTATTTCTCCAAACTTGCTTAAAGGATTTGTTCCACCATCAACAC GAACTCAGTCTATTTCAGTGCAAGAAGCAGCTACTTCAGCTTTCAGCAGTGTGGTGCCATCTACTGTTAGCAGTTCATCAG ctatcacaacaactgattattatttttatttcaaacCGACTTCAACTCCAAGTACTGATGGAAAAAATGATAATGATAGTG ATTCAATGAAATCTCAATCaacaattgtaattgtaattgttatAACAGCGATTGCACTGCCATTGTGTGTAACACTAGCTGTAATTATAGCTGTAGTTGTATCTAGAAAATACTTTATTCAAAAATCTCAAAATGCAACAATATCAGTGTCAGCACCAATCAATAATGATATTACAACAGATGTTAACATGCAGGAGAATCCAGCTTATCATGGTGTTAAGCAAACATATCTACACAACAAAGATACTGACTATTATTATATTTAA
- the LOC136259068 gene encoding uncharacterized protein isoform X1, giving the protein MAIEMSLKHLLFVLTFIIWSFYFSDAGISQPTLKVCVSYNETDPFLNAKWNVQVFDERMGAKSNITYFNITKMSEGFKFTNISLRGLPLTGSLLRVRSCIKTSNGIHCQTTLPVVQLLYNVVWKRVNSTSIQFTCEVACRTEIIVGCAVTLTSGQEMVFGNSLNVEGSLTAFQPRSVTVNVHNINSDLQYSYSASALIEESAISPNLLKGFVPPSTRTQSISVQEAATSAFSSVVPSTVSSSSAITTTDYYFYFKPTSTPSTDGKNDNDSDSMKSQSTIVIVIVITAIALPLCVTLAVIIAVVVSRKYFIQKSQNATISVSAPINNDITTDVNMQENPAYHGVKQTYLHNKDTDYYYI; this is encoded by the exons ATGGCTATAGAAATGTCTCTGAAGCATCTTCTATTTGTACTGACCTTCATAATATGGTCATTCTACTTCAGTGATGCCGGAATCT CACAGCCAACACTTAAAGTTTGTGTTTCATACAATGAAACTGATCCATTTCTTAATGCAAAATGGAATGTACAGGTA ttcGACGAGAGAATGGGAGCGAAAAGTAACATCACTTACTTCAATATTACAAAGATGTCTGAAGGATTCAAATTCACCAACATTTCATTAAGAGGACTGCCACTAACAGGATCATTACTTAGAGTCAGGTCGTGTATTAAAACTAGCAATGGAATACACTGTCAAACAACTCTGCCAG TGGTGCAGTTATTATATAATGTTGTATGGAAAAGAGTCAACAGTACTTCAATACAGTTTACATGTGAAGTGGCCTGTAGAACAGAGATCATTGTTGGATGTGCTGTTACACTTACCAGTGGACAAGAGATGGTGTTCGGTAACTCCTTAAATGTTGAAGGAAGTCTTACAGCCTTTCAACCACGTTCAGTTACTGTTAATGTACATAACATCAATTCAGATTTACAGTACTCGTACTCTGCTAGTGCTTTAATAGAAGAAAGTGCTATTTCTCCAAACTTGCTTAAAGGATTTGTTCCACCATCAACAC GAACTCAGTCTATTTCAGTGCAAGAAGCAGCTACTTCAGCTTTCAGCAGTGTGGTGCCATCTACTGTTAGCAGTTCATCAG ctatcacaacaactgattattatttttatttcaaacCGACTTCAACTCCAAGTACTGATGGAAAAAATGATAATGATAGTG ATTCAATGAAATCTCAATCaacaattgtaattgtaattgttatAACAGCGATTGCACTGCCATTGTGTGTAACACTAGCTGTAATTATAGCTGTAGTTGTATCTAGAAAATACTTTATTCAAAAATCTCAAAATGCAACAATATCAGTGTCAGCACCAATCAATAATGATATTACAACAGATGTTAACATGCAGGAGAATCCAGCTTATCATGGTGTTAAGCAAACATATCTACACAACAAAGATACTGACTATTATTATATTTAA
- the LOC136259104 gene encoding ubiquitin carboxyl-terminal hydrolase CYLD-like isoform X3, producing MHFSTLQYLVEEIGLDPNLPDSLGSRSLQWAASSGDIQIMSYLLNHCGSCSNDRDIFGDSAVQYASYNGHMEAVKLLVEFHNADVMFKNQRGATAADDADTRGFCNLAAYLRECALKQRYILLRDCPQQTLLSKFKSSIKKGAILRWNQDHKLVVSDSAQSSDICVKCHKEDYCCVSPQVAELLLAVQDYQQRYSLFVHKQSLLRRVVNLSLGDSVTVQTKDNTELKVVVKYRGPLTDVDGLYFGVQLQEPLLHHTTDGSYSGSQLFTCPPNCGLFISIECILEIL from the exons ATGCACTTTTCAACACTTCAGTATTTGGTAGAAGAGATTGGATTAGATCCCAACCTTCCAGATTCG TTGGGTTCTAGATCATTACAATGGGCTGCTAGCAGTGGAGATATACAGATAATGTCTTATCTACTAAACCATTGTGGATCGTGTTCTAATGATCGTGATATA ttTGGTGACAGTGCTGTACAATATGCTTCATACAATGGGCACATGGAAGCAGTGAAGTTGCTGGTTGAATTTCACAATGCAGATGTAATGTTTAAAAATCAG CGTGGAGCAACAGCTGCCGATGATGCTGATACCAGAGGGTTTTGTAACCTAGCAGCATATCTTAGAGAATGTGCTTTAAAGCAA AGATATATACTTCTAAGAGACTGTCCACAACAAACACTTTTGTCAAAATTCAAATCCTCTATCAAGAAGGGAGCAATTTTGAGATGGAATCAAGACCACAAACTTGTTGTCAGTGATAGTGCCCAATCATCTGACATTTGTGTAAAGTGTCACAAGGAAGATTATTGTTGTGTATCACCACAAGTAGCAGAACTTTTGTTAGCTGTGCAAGACTATCAACAGCGGTACTCATTATTTGTACACAAGCAAAGCTTGCTTCGTAGAGTTGTGAACCTATCATTGGGAGACTCAGTAACTGTGCAAACTAAGGATAATACAGAATTAAAGGTTGTGGTAAAGTATCGTGGACCACTAACAGATGTGGATGGCTTGTACTTTGGAGTGCAGTTACAG GAGCCCTTATTGCACCACACTACTGATGGATCTTACAGTGGAAGTCAACTATTTACGTGTCCACCTAACTGTGGCTTATTTATTTCAATAGAATGCATTTTGGAGATATtatga